A genomic window from Bos javanicus breed banteng chromosome 13, ARS-OSU_banteng_1.0, whole genome shotgun sequence includes:
- the WFDC11 gene encoding protein WFDC11: METKEETSAEFAMIWVSKRHAVSVVFVCLCFLDGSADSPCARARQFAETRKKSHQSYKYRHFQLQQLQRRELLLQECWGQPTIRECNNRCSRNFRCVKINHTCCWTYCGNICWENTLITEEAKSLASH; encoded by the exons ATGGAGACAAAGGAGGAAACAAGTGCAGAGTTTGCCATGATCTGGGTCTCCAAAAG GCATGCAGTCTCTGTGGTCTTCGTATGTCTctgcttccttgatggctcagcag ATTCCCCGTGTGCAAGGGCTCGGCAGTTCGCAGAGACCAGGAAGAAGAGCCATCAGTCATATAAATACCGGCACTTCCAACTCCAACAACTTCAGAG GAGGGAATTGCTCCTTCAGGAGTGCTGGGGACAGCCAACCATCCGAGAATGTAACAACAGGTGTTCTAGAAATTTTAGATGTGTAAAAATAAATCACACATGCTGCTGGACCTACTGTGGAAACATCTGCTGGGAAAATACA CTAATTACTGAAGAAGCTAAAAGCCTAGCCTCCCACTGA
- the LOC133259806 gene encoding WAP four-disulfide core domain protein 10A-like — MRAQALLPILLLCVLLLQARGRQHSQKTNQKQQPPEIKQCEKRPKIYMCKIPCSDDRECQANNICCSTFCGNICMNVL, encoded by the exons AtgagagcccaggctctgctgccCATCCTGCTCCTCTGCGTTCTGCTGCTGCAGGCCAGGGGAAGGCAACACAGCCAGAAGACGAACC AAAAGCAGCAACCCCCAGAAATCAAGCAGTGTGAGAAAAGACCCAAAATATATATGTGCAAAATCCCCTGCAGTGATGATCGAGAATGTCAAGCAAATAACATATGTTGTTCAACCTTCTGCGGGAACATTTGCATGAACGTTCTGTGA